The proteins below come from a single Campylobacter sp. CCUG 57310 genomic window:
- a CDS encoding ABC transporter substrate-binding protein has product MLKKFLVFLLSFSFAFGMSEAEIKSYIEQNSDNYELLNGAPDKIYASSPTLLYLLYALAPERIIGSNFEWNDYERPYIKESVLNQPVVGGFFGQGKIPNIEMLLRINPELILINANSKDSKKMKDVFGSIKKPMLYLSATSLEDYAQSFEILGHVIGKEQRAKELTLYAQNSLNLTEKIEAYIAKNGLKKVRMYYAQGKDGLSTECEGSYHATLIPKSGGEVVHKCGEENANSYGRVKVSFEQVLKYNPDMILIYEREFYDKIYSDPKWALLDAVKNKRVYYIPREPFSWFDRPPSFMRFLGIKWLINLAYPDAFKFDMVSQTKEFYKLFLDISLSDEQAMRILGQK; this is encoded by the coding sequence ATGCTTAAGAAATTCTTGGTTTTTCTGTTGTCGTTTTCTTTCGCTTTTGGTATGAGCGAGGCTGAGATCAAAAGCTATATAGAGCAAAATAGCGATAATTACGAGCTTTTAAATGGTGCTCCTGATAAAATTTACGCAAGCAGTCCTACGCTTCTTTACCTGCTTTATGCGTTAGCTCCGGAAAGGATCATTGGTTCAAATTTCGAGTGGAACGACTACGAGCGACCGTATATAAAAGAGTCCGTGCTTAATCAGCCCGTGGTCGGTGGATTTTTCGGGCAGGGCAAGATCCCAAATATCGAGATGCTACTTCGCATAAATCCCGAGCTTATTCTCATAAACGCAAATTCTAAAGACAGCAAAAAGATGAAAGATGTCTTTGGCTCTATCAAAAAGCCGATGCTCTATCTTAGTGCTACAAGCCTAGAAGACTACGCGCAAAGCTTTGAAATTTTAGGTCATGTTATCGGCAAAGAGCAGCGAGCCAAAGAGCTTACTTTATACGCGCAAAATTCGCTGAATTTGACTGAGAAAATTGAAGCTTACATCGCTAAAAACGGTCTTAAAAAAGTTAGAATGTATTATGCGCAAGGCAAAGACGGTCTTTCAACCGAGTGTGAAGGCTCGTATCACGCTACGCTTATACCAAAAAGCGGAGGCGAAGTCGTACATAAATGCGGTGAAGAAAATGCAAATTCTTACGGGCGAGTGAAGGTAAGCTTTGAGCAGGTTCTTAAGTATAATCCGGATATGATATTGATTTATGAGCGTGAGTTTTACGATAAAATTTACTCTGATCCCAAGTGGGCTTTGCTTGATGCGGTAAAAAACAAAAGAGTGTATTATATCCCAAGAGAGCCTTTTAGCTGGTTTGATCGCCCGCCTTCTTTTATGAGGTTTTTAGGGATTAAATGGCTTATAAATTTAGCCTATCCCGACGCTTTTAAATTTGATATGGTAAGCCAAACCAAAGAGTTTTACAAGCTGTTTTTGGATATTTCGTTAAGCGACGAGCAGGCGATGAGAATTTTAG